CTGGTTGCCAGTTCATCACCTGGAAATGAAAGCTGGGATGAAATCATCGCCGGTCTTGCACCCCGAAAGGCTTTCGAGTTGTCCGCCTGGACACCCGTGGTCCAGCCATATCTGGGCATGCGCTTTGACATTTCTCGTTCAATGGGATTCAAAGCCATTGCAGGTTGGAATGAGCAGGTTGCTTCTGCTGGCAGTTGGAAACTTTACCACTCCAAAACAATTCCGGATTCAAAAGAAGTAGCTTTAAGGGCACTATTCTTCCGCTTTCAGCTTTACGTTATCCTTTAACTCACCGATTAGGACGCTTAACTCTTCAGCGTTCTTACTACAGAGTCGATACTCCATACCGTTATTGAATTGTGTAATATTATAGCGTAAGGCTCAAATGGGTGCTTTCATCAAATGCATGTCGCCGTTATTTTACACGCCGTGATTAAAAACAGGAACCTTGGCAAGAAACAAGGATTAATATATAGATATGAAGATTTTTAAACAGATTACCGTTGTCTCCCTCGTCCTGCTGGGCGTGTTTGCGCTGAGTCCCTCTGGACATGAATTGTTTGCCCAGGGAAGCGACTTTTACGATAAGTGGAGAGATTTCCAGGATATGGTCAAAATCATCAACACCAATTATGTTGAAGATGTTGACTGGGACAAAACCATGATTGGTGCCCAAAATGGGCTTATGGAAGCCCTTGACCCCCATTCCGTTTATATCGGAGCAGATCGCATGGGTCAGATTAATGAAAGTTTCCGTGGAAATTTTGAGGGTATCGGTATTGAGTTTGATATTATTGACAACTATATCACAGTTATCACTCCCATTGTAGGGTCTCCCTCGGATGGTTTGCTTCACCCTGGTGATCAGATTGTTAAAATTGATAAAGCATCCGCTTTTAAGATTACCCGGGATGGTGTTTTTGATAAACTGCGTGGCCCCAAGGGCTCAAGGGTTGATCTTGAAATTGCCAGACTGGGTGAAACTGAACTGATTCCTGTGACCATCTACAGAGATAAGATTCCAATTTATAGTGTGCTTGCAAAATTTGTCATGGAAGATGGGACTGGCTATATCTTATTGAATCGTTTTTCGTCAACAACTTCCAGTGAAGTGATTACTGCCATTACTGAGCTCCAGGCTCAAGGTATGGAACGCCTGATTCTTGATTTGAGAAATAATAGTGGTGGCTACATGGATGAGGTTATCAAAATCGTTGACTACATTCTACCCGGCGGTGAAAAGATTCTTTCCACAAAGGGTCGTTTAAAAAATGCCAATGAAGAAATGTACTCCAAACAGAAGCCAACTTTTTATAAGCAACCCATCATCGCCATGATCAATCGCGGGTCAGCATCTGCCAGTGAGATTTTTGCAGGAGCATTGCAAGATCTTGATCGCGGAATCGTAGTAGGAGAAACCAGCTTTGGCAAGGGGTTGGTTCAGCGCCAATATCCACTTCGTGATGGATCTGCTGTCCGGGTCACGGTTGCCCGATATTACACACCAAGCGGCCGTTTGATTCAGCGTGAATATGAAAATGGTGAAGCTCAAGATTATTATGCTGAACTATATGAAAAGGACTATGGGAAAGATACTACGGATCTGGATGATAGACCGATGTTTAGTACCAAAACGGGTCGCACAGTTTATGGCGGGGGGGGTATTGCACCTGATATTTTGCTGGCAGAACCAGCCACGATTTCCCGTGACCTGGCCAAAGTGAGACGTCATGATATCCGCTTTTTCTTCAAAATTGCCTCTGACCATGCCGCCAGTCATCCTGAGTTGGGGAATGATTGGGACAGCTTTTTCAAGACCTACACCGTGGATGAATCTCTCATGAACGAGGTTTACGAGAAGATGTTTGCCATTGAAGAGCTCGATCTGGATGAGGAAAAAGTCCGTGAGGATGATGAGACAATAAGATATTACATTAAGAGTGAGCTTGCAGCAAAGCTCTGGGGACGAAACGAGCAATATCAGGTGAGGGTGCAAATGGATAATCAAATCCAGGAAGCCCGTCAGCACTTTGAAGAGGCTCGTGAAATTGCCGAGGCTGCAGATTATTTATAGAGCAGGTTCAGAGCACCTAGAAACTATAGGACTGAGCGTGAATTTGATTGACTTTAGATACGTATGAAACTATGATTATGCGCTTGGTCAGATCAAGTTTAATATTATACAGGATTAGGAGGTAATACCGGATGGTTGCGTGGTTTTATAACGGTGGGCCCTTTAT
The window above is part of the Candidatus Neomarinimicrobiota bacterium genome. Proteins encoded here:
- a CDS encoding S41 family peptidase; its protein translation is MKIFKQITVVSLVLLGVFALSPSGHELFAQGSDFYDKWRDFQDMVKIINTNYVEDVDWDKTMIGAQNGLMEALDPHSVYIGADRMGQINESFRGNFEGIGIEFDIIDNYITVITPIVGSPSDGLLHPGDQIVKIDKASAFKITRDGVFDKLRGPKGSRVDLEIARLGETELIPVTIYRDKIPIYSVLAKFVMEDGTGYILLNRFSSTTSSEVITAITELQAQGMERLILDLRNNSGGYMDEVIKIVDYILPGGEKILSTKGRLKNANEEMYSKQKPTFYKQPIIAMINRGSASASEIFAGALQDLDRGIVVGETSFGKGLVQRQYPLRDGSAVRVTVARYYTPSGRLIQREYENGEAQDYYAELYEKDYGKDTTDLDDRPMFSTKTGRTVYGGGGIAPDILLAEPATISRDLAKVRRHDIRFFFKIASDHAASHPELGNDWDSFFKTYTVDESLMNEVYEKMFAIEELDLDEEKVREDDETIRYYIKSELAAKLWGRNEQYQVRVQMDNQIQEARQHFEEAREIAEAADYL